A DNA window from Streptomyces asoensis contains the following coding sequences:
- a CDS encoding slipin family protein, giving the protein MLQELLGAAAAVAAGGLVYLGAAARVVKQYERGVVLRLGRLRGDARQPGFTLVVPAVDRLHKVNMQIVTMPIPAQEGITRDNVTVRVDAVVYFRVVDAAAAIINVEDYRFAVSQMAQTSLRSIIGKSELDDLLSNREKLNEGLELMIDSPAIGWGVQIDRVEIKDVSLPDAMKRSMARQAEADRERRARIINADAELQASKKLAEAAKEMSEQPAALQLRLLQTVVAVAAEKNSTLVLPFPVELLRFLEKAQQPPPPAEYRPPPSPPPSPPPPEAVTE; this is encoded by the coding sequence ATGCTTCAGGAACTGCTGGGCGCGGCCGCGGCGGTCGCCGCCGGAGGTCTCGTGTACCTCGGGGCGGCGGCGCGGGTCGTCAAGCAGTACGAGCGCGGGGTGGTCCTGCGGCTCGGACGGCTGCGCGGCGACGCGCGGCAGCCGGGGTTCACCCTGGTCGTGCCGGCCGTGGACCGGCTGCACAAGGTCAACATGCAGATCGTGACGATGCCCATCCCCGCCCAGGAGGGCATCACCCGCGACAACGTCACCGTGCGCGTGGACGCGGTCGTGTACTTCCGGGTGGTGGACGCGGCCGCCGCGATCATCAACGTCGAGGACTACCGCTTCGCCGTCTCCCAGATGGCGCAGACCTCGCTGCGTTCGATCATCGGCAAGAGCGAGCTGGACGACCTCCTGTCGAACCGGGAGAAGCTCAACGAGGGTCTGGAGCTGATGATCGACAGCCCGGCCATCGGCTGGGGCGTGCAGATCGACCGGGTCGAGATCAAGGACGTGTCGCTGCCGGACGCGATGAAGCGCTCGATGGCCCGGCAGGCCGAGGCCGACCGGGAGCGCCGGGCGCGGATCATCAACGCGGACGCCGAGCTCCAGGCGTCGAAGAAGCTGGCCGAGGCCGCCAAGGAGATGTCCGAGCAGCCCGCCGCACTCCAGCTGAGGCTGCTCCAGACGGTGGTGGCGGTCGCCGCGGAGAAGAACTCCACGCTGGTCCTGCCGTTCCCGGTGGAGCTGCTGCGCTTCCTGGAGAAGGCCCAGCAGCCGCCCCCGCCGGCGGAGTACCGGCCACCGCCCTCCCCGCCGCCCTCCCCGCCGCCTCCGGAGGCCGTGACGGAGTGA
- a CDS encoding alkaline phosphatase PhoX: MSATRRQILAGSGALGVGASIAFTGALSDLFAGSATAAGRDLGHEGYGPLVPDPDGLLDLPAGFRYRVLSREGDPLRSGEGPVPSNHDGMTALPGKGGRVHLVRNHENRPTAKFSVPTVKGLTYDPAGKGGCTALTLDSRGDVLSERVALAGTAVNCAGGPTPWHTWLTCEETEDKAGTNGYTKDHGFVFEVDPSDPRRGGAVPLTAMGRFQHEAIAVDPHRGVVYETEDAFLEPFGLFYRFLPEKPLGGVGSLRAGGRLQAMRVPGVPDLSSIQDPGASFDGITWVDVPDPLAVTTPVRLQDFGPKGITHAQKLEGCYWGGRCVYFVSSFARGSDGSAADHFGQIWRYDPQRRRLTLVVVFGPDTDVQLPGESPDNICLAPSGGLMVCEDGNGAQHVFGVTRAGEVYAMARGRQNIGTPEAPEWGEFAGVTFSPDGRTMYVNCYTPGTTFAVTGPWRR, translated from the coding sequence ATGTCTGCGACACGACGTCAGATCCTGGCCGGCAGCGGTGCGTTGGGGGTGGGCGCCTCCATCGCGTTCACCGGCGCCCTCTCCGACCTCTTCGCCGGCAGCGCGACCGCGGCCGGCCGCGACCTCGGCCACGAGGGCTACGGCCCGCTCGTGCCGGACCCGGACGGCCTGCTCGACCTGCCCGCGGGGTTCCGCTACCGGGTGCTCTCCCGCGAGGGCGATCCGCTGCGGTCCGGTGAGGGTCCGGTGCCCTCCAACCACGACGGCATGACGGCCCTGCCCGGCAAGGGCGGCCGCGTCCACCTGGTCCGCAACCACGAGAACCGCCCCACGGCGAAGTTCTCCGTCCCCACGGTGAAGGGCCTGACCTACGATCCGGCCGGCAAGGGCGGCTGTACGGCCCTGACCCTGGACTCCCGCGGTGACGTGCTCTCCGAGCGGGTCGCCCTCGCCGGTACGGCCGTCAACTGCGCCGGCGGGCCCACCCCTTGGCACACCTGGCTGACCTGCGAGGAGACCGAGGACAAGGCCGGCACCAACGGCTACACCAAGGACCACGGCTTCGTCTTCGAGGTCGACCCGTCCGACCCGCGCCGGGGCGGGGCCGTCCCGCTGACCGCGATGGGCCGCTTCCAGCACGAGGCGATCGCCGTCGACCCGCACCGCGGTGTCGTCTACGAGACCGAGGACGCGTTCCTGGAGCCGTTCGGCCTCTTCTACCGCTTCCTGCCCGAGAAGCCGCTGGGCGGGGTCGGTTCGCTGCGCGCGGGCGGCCGTCTCCAGGCGATGCGGGTGCCCGGGGTGCCCGACCTGTCCTCGATCCAGGACCCGGGCGCCTCCTTCGACGGCATCACCTGGGTGGACGTACCGGACCCGCTCGCCGTCACGACCCCGGTCCGGCTCCAGGACTTCGGCCCGAAGGGCATCACGCACGCGCAGAAGCTGGAGGGCTGTTACTGGGGCGGGCGGTGCGTGTACTTCGTGTCGTCGTTCGCCCGCGGCTCGGACGGTTCGGCTGCCGACCACTTCGGCCAGATCTGGCGGTACGACCCGCAGCGGCGGCGCCTGACCCTGGTCGTCGTCTTCGGCCCCGACACCGACGTCCAGCTCCCCGGGGAGTCCCCGGACAACATCTGCCTGGCGCCCAGCGGCGGTCTGATGGTCTGCGAGGACGGCAACGGCGCGCAGCACGTCTTCGGGGTCACCAGGGCCGGCGAGGTGTACGCGATGGCGCGGGGCCGCCAGAACATCGGCACCCCCGAGGCCCCCGAGTGGGGCGAGTTCGCGGGCGTCACCTTCTCCCCCGACGGCCGCACGATGTACGTCAACTGCTACACCCCGGGGACGACGTTCGCGGTCACGGGACCCTGGCGGCGGTAG
- a CDS encoding polysaccharide deacetylase family protein: MITPVRRVAALCALAAALAPLTACGTAQDTRAVRTTDSATAPAAGARNAAPTPSRTPAAPSRTPAAPSRTPTLAPGPAGLTPVFRNGPRTAGKTVALTFDADMTADQGPRAAAGEHFDNPGLITALRTLKVPATVFMTGRWAEEYPDQARSLGRDPGFEIANHSYSHHAFTDDCYGLPTVPEDAMRTDVERAYTAFRKAGVPSAMPYFRFPGGCYDQRALRAVSGLGVTAVQWDVVSGDAFATDADAVARQVLDGVRPGSVVVMHCTRSAAPTTEQVVRTVVPELRRRGYRFVKVSELIATAGGRR; encoded by the coding sequence ATGATCACTCCCGTACGTCGCGTGGCCGCCCTCTGCGCCCTCGCCGCCGCCCTCGCCCCCCTCACCGCCTGCGGCACCGCTCAGGACACCCGCGCCGTCCGGACCACGGACTCCGCGACGGCCCCCGCCGCCGGCGCGCGGAACGCCGCGCCCACCCCTTCCCGGACCCCGGCCGCGCCCTCCCGGACCCCGGCCGCGCCCTCCCGCACTCCGACACTGGCCCCCGGGCCGGCCGGGTTGACCCCGGTCTTCCGCAACGGGCCCCGCACCGCGGGCAAGACGGTCGCCCTCACCTTCGACGCCGACATGACCGCCGACCAGGGGCCCCGCGCGGCGGCCGGCGAGCACTTCGACAACCCGGGGCTGATCACCGCGCTGCGGACGCTCAAGGTGCCGGCCACCGTGTTCATGACCGGCCGCTGGGCCGAGGAGTACCCCGACCAGGCCCGCTCCCTCGGCCGCGACCCCGGCTTCGAGATCGCCAACCACTCCTACAGCCACCACGCCTTCACCGACGACTGCTACGGCCTGCCGACCGTCCCCGAGGACGCGATGCGCACGGACGTGGAGCGGGCGTACACGGCGTTCCGCAAGGCCGGGGTGCCCTCCGCGATGCCGTACTTCCGCTTCCCCGGCGGCTGTTACGACCAGCGGGCGCTGCGCGCGGTGAGCGGTCTCGGCGTCACCGCGGTGCAGTGGGACGTGGTGAGCGGGGACGCCTTCGCGACCGACGCCGACGCGGTGGCGAGACAGGTGCTGGACGGCGTCCGGCCCGGTTCCGTCGTCGTCATGCACTGCACGCGCAGCGCGGCCCCGACGACCGAGCAGGTGGTGCGGACCGTCGTGCCGGAGCTGCGGCGGCGCGGCTACCGCTTCGTGAAGGTGTCCGAGCTGATCGCGACGGCGGGCGGACGGCGGTGA
- a CDS encoding ABC transporter produces MTALLRYQSALLVRSQRWLPPFLLYAVFLAVGVQAGEPLLDSLGYTAAFLLPVAAWLVRICAGGEPPAARSVVAAAAGPARAHLACVLVATGAAAAFGTAATVVVTLVSDPVGSDHRTRVPVLGAAGAGLLAVLTCALLGAAVGALTAWPVLRSPGRGVPALLLAVLLALVGTGSPAQAAVSGLVGGSRSATVRPPVLPLVAAALVCAAATALACVLTSRRAP; encoded by the coding sequence ATGACCGCCCTGCTGCGCTATCAGAGCGCGTTGCTCGTGCGTTCGCAGCGCTGGCTGCCCCCGTTCCTGCTGTACGCCGTGTTCCTGGCCGTCGGGGTGCAGGCCGGCGAGCCGCTGCTCGACTCGCTCGGCTACACGGCCGCGTTCCTGCTGCCCGTGGCCGCCTGGCTGGTGCGGATCTGTGCCGGCGGTGAACCGCCTGCCGCCCGCAGCGTCGTCGCGGCCGCGGCCGGTCCCGCGCGGGCGCACCTGGCCTGCGTCCTGGTGGCGACGGGGGCGGCCGCCGCGTTCGGCACGGCGGCGACCGTGGTCGTCACGCTCGTCAGCGATCCGGTCGGCAGCGACCACCGCACACGGGTCCCCGTCCTCGGGGCCGCGGGCGCCGGGCTGCTCGCCGTCCTGACCTGCGCCCTGCTCGGGGCGGCCGTCGGCGCGCTCACCGCCTGGCCCGTGCTGCGCTCACCGGGCCGGGGGGTGCCCGCGCTGCTGCTGGCGGTCCTGCTGGCGCTGGTGGGGACCGGCTCCCCGGCACAGGCGGCGGTGAGCGGCCTCGTCGGCGGCTCCCGTTCGGCGACCGTCCGTCCGCCGGTGCTGCCGCTCGTGGCGGCGGCCCTGGTGTGCGCCGCGGCGACCGCTCTGGCCTGCGTGCTCACCTCGCGCCGCGCACCGTGA
- a CDS encoding ATP-binding cassette domain-containing protein produces MPGELRLEGVGRRYGVRGPWVLRDVHLHPAPGTLTRVGGPNGTGKSTLLRLLARLDAPTEGRVTGTPRTAYVPERFPAALPFTALRYLTHLGAVHGLSRTAAERAAGYWLDRFGTGGHAHTPMSRLSKGGSQKVAVAQALLAEPELLVLDEAWTGLDTDARAELDRAVAERTAAGSAVVFVDHDPRRLAGLADAEYTVGDGTLRRRTAPEPAAAPVGPHLTVEVRGPAGELPAQALRLAASAEETADGTHRLTVPVSHSDVLLRVLLTARPPWHVLSVSPRGGAR; encoded by the coding sequence ATGCCAGGTGAGCTAAGGCTGGAGGGGGTGGGCCGCCGCTACGGCGTGCGCGGCCCGTGGGTGCTCCGCGACGTGCATCTGCACCCGGCCCCCGGCACCCTGACCCGCGTCGGGGGCCCCAACGGCACGGGCAAGTCCACCCTGCTGCGGCTGCTCGCCCGCCTCGACGCCCCCACCGAGGGCAGGGTCACCGGCACGCCCCGGACCGCGTACGTCCCCGAACGCTTCCCGGCGGCCCTCCCCTTCACCGCCCTGCGCTACCTCACGCACCTCGGCGCCGTCCACGGCCTGTCCCGTACGGCGGCCGAGCGGGCGGCGGGCTACTGGCTGGACCGCTTCGGCACCGGCGGCCACGCCCACACCCCGATGAGCCGGCTCTCCAAGGGCGGCAGCCAGAAGGTCGCCGTGGCGCAGGCGCTCCTCGCCGAACCGGAGCTGCTGGTCCTGGACGAGGCCTGGACCGGGCTCGACACCGACGCGCGCGCCGAGCTGGACCGGGCGGTCGCCGAGCGGACCGCCGCCGGGTCGGCCGTCGTCTTCGTCGACCACGATCCCCGTCGCCTCGCCGGCCTCGCGGACGCCGAGTACACGGTCGGCGACGGCACCCTGCGCCGCCGTACCGCGCCGGAACCGGCGGCCGCCCCCGTCGGACCGCACCTGACCGTCGAGGTGCGAGGTCCGGCCGGTGAGCTCCCCGCGCAGGCGCTCCGGCTGGCGGCCTCCGCCGAGGAGACGGCCGACGGCACCCACCGGCTCACCGTCCCCGTCTCCCACTCGGACGTGCTGCTGCGCGTCCTGCTCACCGCCCGCCCGCCGTGGCACGTGCTGAGCGTCAGCCCGCGAGGGGGCGCCCGATGA
- a CDS encoding peptidyl-tRNA hydrolase has protein sequence MDLPPGRLEDVTSDPAVPGDSDSPFRSEPSTRDEAPQFVLPLVVRIERAAPPARTDALETAARAVLTLLADERALGDGEWAAAVRDWQDARIRKVVRRARGAEWLRAEALPGITVTGKAAQVRVFPPVPLDGWPRELAKLQVSGTDLDDPEPPPGVDLTAPVIWQNPEVTMSAGKAMAQAGHGAQLAWWELSDEERTAWREAGFPLAVRTAGPRHWGELTASGLPLVRDAGFTEIAPGSCTVVADHPALRNR, from the coding sequence ATGGATCTTCCACCTGGCAGACTGGAGGACGTGACCAGTGATCCGGCCGTTCCCGGCGACAGCGACAGCCCTTTCCGTTCCGAGCCGTCGACCCGGGACGAGGCTCCGCAGTTCGTCCTGCCCCTGGTGGTCCGTATCGAGCGCGCCGCCCCGCCGGCCCGCACGGACGCCCTGGAGACGGCCGCTCGCGCGGTGCTGACCCTGCTCGCCGACGAGCGGGCGCTGGGCGACGGCGAGTGGGCTGCGGCCGTGCGGGACTGGCAGGACGCCCGCATCCGCAAGGTGGTGCGGCGGGCGCGGGGCGCCGAGTGGCTGCGGGCGGAGGCCCTGCCCGGCATCACGGTCACCGGCAAGGCGGCGCAGGTGCGGGTCTTCCCGCCCGTCCCGCTCGACGGCTGGCCCAGGGAGCTGGCGAAGCTCCAGGTCTCCGGAACCGATCTGGACGATCCGGAGCCGCCGCCCGGCGTCGACCTGACGGCCCCGGTGATCTGGCAGAACCCCGAGGTCACGATGTCCGCGGGCAAGGCGATGGCGCAGGCCGGGCACGGCGCGCAGCTCGCCTGGTGGGAGCTGTCCGACGAGGAGCGGACCGCCTGGCGCGAGGCGGGCTTCCCGCTCGCCGTGCGCACGGCCGGGCCCCGGCACTGGGGCGAGCTGACGGCGAGCGGACTGCCCCTGGTCCGGGACGCGGGCTTCACCGAGATCGCCCCGGGCAGCTGCACGGTGGTCGCGGACCACCCGGCCCTCAGGAACCGGTAG
- a CDS encoding DUF692 domain-containing protein, with the protein MRRLGTGIGWRPEIADTVERMPGIDWVEAVAENVCPGHLPDSLLRLRERGVTVVPHGVSLGLGGAERPDAGRLTALAERAEVLGSPLVTEHIAFVRAGGPLTASPRLEAGHLLPVPRTRDALRVLCENVRIAQDALPVPLAVENIAALVAWPGEEMTEGQFLYELADRTGVRLLIDVANLHTNHVNRGEEPVKALAELPLEAIAYVHVAGGFERDGVWHDSHAHPVPGPVLDILTDLASRTALPGVLLERDENFPGPGELERELDAVREAVGTGATARGTTDGRERPAREGTRSGGAASEGAPGEGAGGEGAPGEGAGGGGSVPPAAEAAPAAPDEAARQRLALAEAALLSALVAGTPVPEGFDRVRLGVQARALAAKRADVVAKVAPELPLILGSGYRTAFVAYAQGHPMRGGYRQDALDFAEELLMGAHPAQGRARRELRRWWLDRSGPAPRPASRLGQVGRSLIRR; encoded by the coding sequence ATGAGGCGACTGGGGACGGGGATCGGCTGGCGGCCGGAGATCGCGGACACCGTGGAGCGGATGCCGGGCATCGACTGGGTCGAGGCCGTCGCCGAGAACGTGTGCCCCGGGCATCTGCCCGACTCCCTGCTGCGGCTGCGCGAGCGCGGGGTGACCGTGGTCCCGCACGGTGTCTCGCTGGGGCTCGGCGGCGCGGAGCGGCCCGACGCGGGCCGGCTGACCGCCCTCGCCGAGCGGGCCGAGGTCCTGGGCTCGCCGCTGGTCACCGAGCACATCGCGTTCGTCCGGGCGGGCGGCCCCCTGACGGCGTCCCCGCGGCTGGAGGCCGGACATCTGCTGCCCGTCCCGCGTACCCGCGACGCCCTGCGCGTGCTGTGCGAGAACGTGCGGATCGCACAGGACGCGCTGCCCGTACCGCTCGCGGTCGAGAACATCGCCGCGCTCGTCGCCTGGCCGGGCGAGGAGATGACCGAGGGGCAGTTCCTGTACGAGCTGGCCGACCGCACCGGCGTGCGGCTGCTCATCGACGTGGCGAACCTGCACACCAACCACGTCAACCGCGGCGAGGAGCCCGTCAAGGCGCTCGCCGAACTGCCCCTGGAGGCCATCGCCTACGTCCATGTCGCGGGCGGCTTCGAGCGGGACGGCGTCTGGCACGACAGTCACGCCCACCCGGTGCCCGGGCCGGTCCTCGACATCCTGACCGATCTCGCGTCCCGGACGGCGCTGCCGGGTGTGCTGCTGGAGCGGGACGAGAACTTCCCCGGGCCGGGCGAGCTGGAGCGGGAGCTGGACGCGGTCCGGGAGGCGGTCGGGACCGGCGCGACGGCCCGCGGCACGACGGACGGCCGGGAGCGGCCGGCGCGCGAGGGGACACGGAGCGGCGGGGCGGCGAGCGAAGGGGCGCCGGGCGAAGGAGCGGGGGGCGAAGGGGCGCCGGGCGAAGGAGCGGGGGGCGGCGGCTCGGTCCCGCCCGCCGCGGAGGCGGCACCGGCGGCTCCCGACGAGGCGGCCCGGCAGCGCCTGGCCCTCGCCGAGGCGGCCCTGCTGTCCGCGCTGGTCGCCGGGACGCCCGTACCCGAGGGCTTCGACCGGGTACGGCTCGGCGTGCAGGCGCGGGCGCTGGCGGCCAAGCGGGCGGACGTCGTGGCGAAGGTGGCCCCGGAACTGCCGCTGATCCTCGGCAGCGGGTACCGGACCGCCTTCGTGGCCTACGCGCAGGGGCATCCGATGCGCGGCGGCTACCGGCAGGACGCCCTCGACTTCGCGGAGGAGCTGCTCATGGGCGCGCATCCGGCGCAGGGCCGGGCCCGACGCGAGCTGCGCCGCTGGTGGCTGGACCGCTCGGGTCCCGCGCCGAGACCGGCGTCGCGGCTGGGGCAGGTGGGCCGGTCGTTGATCCGGCGGTGA
- a CDS encoding DUF4142 domain-containing protein — translation MRPRPPIQGRGIFSGTGLILTGLAATLAALVFPIWSYADRSGTGVDVLNAETVSTQYGPLSALDREFVTKVRLAGLWELPAGRQAQAKGTTEAVRTAGAHLVEGHTFLDERVRAVASRLGLALPNEPNDQQRGWLSELDAAQGVAYDREFANILRLAHGRVFSVVAQVRAGTRNSLVRGLADDANTTVLDHIKILEATGYVDFDALARDLAADSTPPITRAPAPPGPTTNPAPAVPAESASASAASPTYPLPPAAASPPPGS, via the coding sequence ATGCGGCCCCGACCCCCGATCCAGGGCAGAGGCATCTTCAGTGGCACCGGGCTCATCCTCACCGGCCTGGCGGCGACCCTGGCGGCCCTGGTCTTCCCGATCTGGTCGTACGCCGACCGGTCGGGCACCGGAGTGGACGTGCTGAACGCCGAGACCGTCTCGACGCAGTACGGTCCGCTGTCCGCGCTGGACCGGGAGTTCGTCACGAAGGTCCGCCTGGCGGGGCTGTGGGAGCTGCCCGCCGGCCGGCAGGCGCAGGCCAAGGGCACGACCGAGGCCGTGCGGACGGCGGGCGCGCACCTGGTCGAGGGGCACACCTTCCTGGACGAGCGGGTGCGCGCCGTCGCCTCCCGGCTGGGCCTCGCGCTGCCGAACGAGCCCAACGACCAGCAGCGGGGCTGGCTGAGCGAACTCGACGCGGCTCAGGGCGTGGCGTACGACCGCGAGTTCGCCAACATCCTGCGCCTGGCCCACGGGCGGGTCTTCTCCGTCGTCGCCCAGGTGCGGGCCGGCACCCGCAACTCACTGGTGCGCGGGCTCGCCGACGACGCCAACACCACCGTGCTGGACCACATCAAGATCCTGGAGGCCACCGGGTACGTCGACTTCGACGCCCTGGCCCGGGACCTGGCCGCCGACAGCACACCGCCGATCACCCGCGCCCCCGCCCCGCCGGGCCCGACGACGAACCCCGCGCCCGCCGTGCCGGCGGAGTCGGCGTCCGCGTCGGCGGCGTCCCCCACCTATCCGCTTCCGCCCGCCGCGGCCAGCCCACCGCCGGGCTCCTGA
- a CDS encoding TIGR04222 domain-containing membrane protein, producing the protein MIWVLLLPLAWALAGAACTRLCLAAVRAASVDDDTGRGHDLTLYEAAFLSGGPGRVADLTMVSMARQRRLLLARTGWATVVDPRGRDEMERSVIGAIGPAGQSRIAPARAAAAAADAVGGLADRLVRAGLAVPDGSRTTVAAGVRQVRAAAAAVLALGATALLAPGPSDMPRDLVALWFALPLALTLGCLAIARVEAHPYTRWASPAGQRLLAALTRHTGAPADDGTCLTSVAVRGIRAVREPDLRAAFAHREQDTRG; encoded by the coding sequence ATGATCTGGGTGCTTCTCCTGCCGCTGGCCTGGGCCCTCGCGGGCGCGGCGTGCACACGGCTGTGCCTCGCCGCCGTGCGGGCGGCCTCCGTCGACGACGACACGGGCCGGGGGCACGACCTGACGCTCTACGAGGCCGCCTTCCTGTCCGGCGGCCCCGGCCGGGTCGCCGACCTCACCATGGTCTCGATGGCGCGCCAGCGCCGGCTGCTGCTCGCCCGCACCGGCTGGGCGACCGTCGTCGACCCCCGCGGGCGCGACGAGATGGAGCGGTCGGTCATCGGGGCGATCGGCCCCGCGGGACAGTCGCGTATCGCGCCCGCGCGGGCGGCCGCGGCCGCCGCGGACGCGGTGGGCGGCCTCGCCGACCGGCTGGTCCGCGCCGGCCTCGCGGTGCCCGACGGCTCCCGTACGACCGTCGCCGCCGGGGTGCGGCAGGTACGGGCCGCCGCCGCGGCCGTCCTCGCCCTGGGCGCCACCGCACTGCTGGCCCCCGGCCCCTCGGACATGCCCCGTGACCTGGTCGCCCTCTGGTTCGCGCTGCCCCTGGCCCTCACCCTGGGCTGTCTGGCCATAGCGCGGGTCGAAGCGCACCCCTACACGCGCTGGGCCTCCCCCGCCGGACAGCGGCTGCTGGCCGCCCTGACCCGGCACACCGGCGCCCCGGCGGACGACGGCACCTGCCTGACCTCCGTCGCCGTACGCGGGATCCGCGCCGTGCGCGAACCGGACCTGCGGGCGGCCTTCGCACACCGTGAGCAGGACACGCGCGGCTGA
- a CDS encoding alpha/beta hydrolase, with amino-acid sequence MRAAALHSAAGALLLTALSAVPAGAVPADGAAGAPGLSRSPGVVLAAARAEAKGVDFTKCPGGQDLPGSMQCGKVSVPLDYADPSGRQIELTVSRVRATQRDPHNSKRRVPRQGALVFNPGGPGGSGLYFPLIGLLPEWKRIGAAYDLVGYDPRGVGRSAPLSCQDPKRFFKGPAPAPVHPSESYKRERIAQAKAYARGCAKRSGSALRHYNSINNARDLDVVRAALGEDRLTFMGASYGTYFGAVYATLFPSHVRRMVFDAAVNPDPAQIWYRNNLDQSAAFESRWADFREWIARHDDVYGLGRTADAVLRSYERARARLAAEPAGGKVGPGQLQSAFLQAGYYDDYWPARAQALSEYLKGDPKQLIAQAGPVREAAAEAENANAVYTAVECNDASWPTDWKVWDRDNTRLARVAPFETWDNVWANLPCAYWPAPRQRPVDVRTGPGELPPTLILAAERDAAAPYAGALEMHRRLSGSVLVTERDAGTHGIAGGPNRCVNGHLDAYLLEGRLPARRAACAAHAEPEPTAAR; translated from the coding sequence ATGAGAGCAGCCGCCCTCCATTCGGCCGCAGGAGCCCTGCTCCTGACCGCCCTCTCCGCAGTCCCGGCGGGCGCCGTCCCGGCGGACGGCGCCGCGGGCGCCCCCGGACTCTCCCGCTCGCCCGGCGTCGTGCTCGCCGCCGCCCGGGCCGAGGCGAAGGGCGTCGACTTCACCAAGTGCCCCGGCGGCCAGGACCTGCCCGGCAGCATGCAGTGCGGCAAGGTCAGCGTGCCGCTCGACTACGCGGACCCGAGCGGCAGGCAGATCGAGCTGACCGTCAGCCGGGTGCGGGCCACCCAGCGGGACCCGCACAACAGCAAGCGGCGGGTGCCCCGGCAGGGCGCGCTGGTCTTCAACCCGGGCGGTCCCGGCGGCTCGGGCCTGTACTTCCCCCTGATCGGTCTGCTGCCGGAGTGGAAGCGCATCGGCGCGGCCTACGACCTCGTCGGCTACGACCCGCGCGGGGTCGGCCGTTCGGCACCGCTGTCCTGCCAGGACCCCAAGCGCTTCTTCAAGGGGCCGGCGCCCGCTCCGGTCCACCCCTCGGAGTCGTACAAGCGGGAGCGGATCGCACAGGCCAAGGCGTACGCGCGCGGCTGCGCGAAGCGGTCGGGCAGCGCCCTGCGGCACTACAACTCGATCAACAACGCCCGTGACCTGGACGTGGTGCGCGCCGCGCTCGGCGAGGACCGGCTGACGTTCATGGGGGCGTCGTACGGCACCTACTTCGGGGCGGTCTACGCGACGCTGTTCCCCTCCCACGTGCGGCGGATGGTGTTCGACGCGGCCGTGAACCCGGACCCGGCACAGATCTGGTACCGCAACAACCTCGACCAGTCGGCCGCGTTCGAGAGCCGGTGGGCGGACTTCCGGGAGTGGATCGCCCGGCACGACGACGTGTACGGCCTCGGGCGCACGGCCGACGCGGTGCTGCGCAGCTACGAGCGGGCGCGCGCCCGGCTGGCCGCCGAGCCGGCCGGCGGGAAGGTGGGGCCGGGACAGCTCCAGAGCGCGTTCCTCCAGGCCGGGTACTACGACGACTACTGGCCGGCCCGGGCACAGGCGCTGTCGGAGTACCTCAAGGGCGACCCGAAGCAGCTGATCGCGCAGGCCGGGCCGGTGCGGGAGGCCGCCGCCGAGGCGGAGAACGCCAACGCCGTGTACACGGCCGTGGAATGCAACGACGCGTCCTGGCCGACGGACTGGAAGGTGTGGGACCGCGACAACACCCGGCTGGCCAGGGTCGCGCCGTTCGAGACGTGGGACAACGTGTGGGCGAACCTGCCCTGCGCGTACTGGCCGGCGCCCCGGCAGCGGCCGGTCGACGTGCGGACCGGGCCGGGCGAGCTGCCGCCGACGCTGATCCTGGCGGCGGAGCGGGACGCCGCCGCACCGTACGCCGGGGCCCTCGAGATGCACCGGCGGCTGTCGGGCTCGGTCCTGGTGACGGAGCGGGACGCCGGTACCCACGGCATCGCGGGCGGACCCAACCGGTGCGTCAACGGTCACCTGGACGCGTATCTGCTGGAGGGGCGGCTCCCGGCCCGGCGCGCCGCCTGCGCGGCGCACGCGGAGCCGGAACCCACCGCCGCGCGCTGA